The following nucleotide sequence is from Schistocerca serialis cubense isolate TAMUIC-IGC-003099 chromosome 4, iqSchSeri2.2, whole genome shotgun sequence.
ttgcctgaaacgatttagggaaatcacggaaaacctaaatcaggatggctgctcTCAGGTAGGAGTCTACATCATGCACATCTCTGCAACCGCATTGCTGATTGTCAACTGACATTACCTTGCTGTGAATTGCCAATACAAATTCCCACTATTAAAGTGCACTAGTAAATTCAAGTCAGTTTTCAATTTACTATTCAACAGTATTTCTGCAGTAACATCTCTGATTTACGTTCTGTGCTATGAAAGACTGTTTCAAATGCCAGAACTTTACGTAGTTGTCCCATAAAAACGTGCGTTGACATATTTGTTTATGCTGACGCCTTTATAATCAGTTAACTATGACTTAAATCAAGACTCCTTACAGAAACATTGTCTAAAGCGAGGTAATCATTCATTCTTTAGTGCTGACATTAACTTTATTCCAATAACGgatcatttatttgtttgttgacTGTTTTTCTTAGTAATTAAAGTTTCCCACCAAGGATATTCTGAATTGCAGCAGATTTAAACTGCTAACATCAAAGTAACCAGCTTGGTGAAACGGCTTTTCCGCATAACAAACATGTACTGCCAATTCAAATTTCCGGAGTTATTTATTGCTACGCCAACTCTTGCTAAATagtattttatttgtatatatatgtctCACTTAGATGTGATTGAATTGTGCTTGTGTTCCATATCTGCGATCTCAGTCAGTCATTCTTAGAGACAGATATGATCTAAAATATGATTTGATATGTTAGTTCAGGGTAGAAGCAGTCTGCTTAGGAGTTGGTTTAAATGGACGGGTGTGAAACGTTTTAATAACAACAGTTTACGAGTTGTTTTGGTGAACGTCTTGCTTCAGAACATTTATGGTTTACGTGCAGTAAGGCACTTTTATGTTTTACACTCTAATTGATTAGGTGGCGGAAGGTATCAGCTGCATATTTACTTGTAGGACACTGTGGGTGTCATTATGGAACACGTAGCTGAGTGACAGTGCACGCAGCTTTTAATAAACAGTCTTCACCGAACAGCAGAACTAAGAAGAAGTTAGGAGAGTTTTAGTGTCACACTCGTCAGCAATATGAATCTCGTCTCAACGGCCCCATCGCCAAATCCTTTGTCGAAAATCATTTCAGTGACGAGACAGAAGTAATCTTGCAAGAGCAGATGTAAGAGGTGTTTCAGTCCATGACTACACATCTGTGAATGATTTGGAAGCACAGGAACATCATGACAGTAGCTTCAAATTGGTCCAGGATAGTCCTTATCTTGTGATATGAGTACATgtggattttatttactacaggatCATGTTGTGCTTTCTGGAGTAGACAATGCATCGGTCACGTTGTCGAGAAATGTGAGTTGAGAGCTATTATGATGATCCAATGGAGTTCTTTGTTTCAACAGACATGTGACTAGAGTTGATAACTGCTACTACtcttaacaaataaaatttttattttatgtgtttttttctttatgtgtcttGAAATAACATTTGTTCCATATCCTAAATAAGTAAActgctgtaaataaataaattgtcttaGCAGTAAGTTCCCCAAAAAATCTGGTATTAAATGCATGAATGAGACATAAGAGATGGTCCTTTGTGTGCATGAGTTAATTATACAGACATAAATATTGTTACATATCAGAAACGAAAAAAATGTTGCAACTGTTTCATTGTTACAAAAAATTTATCCTCATCATAACATATAATGTATGAGAGAGCACACATGGCATAATAGGATCACAAGTAGTCCAAAAAATAGCACAGCTTGTGTAAAGTAAATAGACTATTGGTAAAATAACATAGGATCATGCACATTTATATCTATTACATATATACTCAAATTAATGAATGTTTATATTATTATGACTGATACATATCATATATGGAGGGCGTACTCCGTCTCAGACAAATGTTGTGATTCGTAACACATACACTTTGACATTTAAACGAAAATAACATATAAAGTCCCTTCAGTATTAACTTAAAACAAATAAATGTTACGTTTGCTAATAATAGGTAAATGAGCAACAGTGCTGCACGAAAAAACGATAAGTACATTCAAGTAAACACCATAAGAGAGACAGAAATAAGTACATTTTCCTTCCACTTTCTTCCTATATTTCAATACTGGCCgcaaataaaatatgtattttacaGTAAAAATTCCATTAGACAAAACTTATAATTCTGGTATTAAAATGGTCCACAATCCGTAAGGCACCGTTCACTAAATCTTTGTCATGTAAGTGTTCCAAAAATACAAGTGTATTGTAATAGTGCTAGATGACACAGATCACAGTCTACAAAATAACtgagtttcacaaatcacttacaccCTAAAAAGCTCAGTCTCTCTTCAGTGAGAACCCTACATGTTCAAGGCAGTTTGATAAATCACTCAAAAATTATTCTTCAGGAACGAAAGAAATATAATACTGAGTAACGAACCTACTAGTTTGTACTAAGGTTCTATGGAACTGTTGCTTGCACTGTGATAACTTTTCCAGGTATCTAGTGATTCAGTCTTTGTACAATGTTTCCTCTGCCGTTTAACTCGTCTCCTGGCCATCAGGTTACTTGGTGTTGATTGGAGAATGGTGGAGATGCCAAACGCGTGATTCAAGATTATTGTAAGTGGCGGAGTAGTACTGTAGTAGGTGCCGAAGGGAAATTGTAATACGAGGCAGCGTGGATACTCTGCAGGTAAGTCTGAGGTAGGGAGGGAATGGCCGCCTGGCACTCGCATCAGTCAGCGATATGAGATCTATAGCTATTGTCACACCACCGAGGGCACTACCAGCGTGAGACGCAAGGCCTTCTGCGGCGTCAGTGGGCTATAAGTCTGGCAGCTGCTCTGCAGATATACGGACTGGCCACACAGGGTACAGCTAGTTGTACATTGTTATGAATGTCATGGTAAATTGTCGCTACACCAGGATATCGGATCCTTGACATTGACTCTACTCTTGGGCTGCTCTTTGGCTTCTTACGTGCGACTCTGTTACTGGAACTAGAGCTATCTGCTGATCTCACTCGGAACAATGGCCAGTTGGCTCTTGTGTCGGGATCGTTAGCCGATTTTTGTTCAAAAGCTTTGCCGAAACAAGgaaagaagctgaagtaatgaattaaatttCTTGCCAAGACCGGAAGTTGAAGCCGGGTCTCCTGCTTCCTGGACAGATGTGCTAACGACTACACCACTGTGGCACTGTAGCTCGTACAGCTGCTCGGACGCCCTTGTCCAATGCTCTCCCTAAGACAAACCAATTAAGCTCTTCTGTCCTTAACGAAGGTACAGCTGAGACGCGTCCGATTCCAGGGAAATGCAATTCCATTCGATCACCTACACCTGAGTTATAGGCATGATTTCCTCATTACGTAGAAAGCTGGGGTGCTTGCTATGTCCGCGGACCTAACCGAATCACGCGCGCCCTGCCGTCGCTCAGCCCGGCCGCACATGCGCGGTGGTCGGCCTTAGGTTCACATCGCGGCCGGCAGAGGTTCAAGACGTCGCGCCATTCAATAGTTCttgcctgcagctccctctatGGCCACAAGATATAACGGGAGCACAGAGCTGACGCCACGGCCACTCGCTCTTGGTCGCTAGCTGTGTTAATATCGAAGTGTTATTGTATAGACCTTATATGACAACCTTGGGCTTAGAACTTAGTTACGATTTGGATTGCACTGTGGATTTGTGAATTGTATTGTGAACTTAATTACGTAGCTACTTGCTATGAGATCAATAGACGGTGCGTGCTTCAGTGTGGAGAATAAAGATATGTAATCCTCCTGATCGCTGGAGCCTTACTTTGAGACTAATCTTTCCTCGGCCATCAGATCTTGCGTCACACCCCGGTCTCGTCCTGCTATCAATTCCAGTTGCCGCTCCAGGCAGACATAAAAGTGCTATTTCAGTATCGCTGAACCTCGGCAATACTGGCGATTTATGAAGGGGAAAATGTGCTGAAGCCttcaactgaagtttgtgttatggAGGGAATTGGACTAtggttccagaaagagattttcactctgcatcggagtgtgcgctgatatgaaacttcctggcagattaaaactgtgtaacggacggagactcgaactttgcctttcgcgggcaagtgctctatcaactgagctacccaagcacgactcacgccccgtcctcacagccttacttcggcCAGTGGACTATGGTTGTCTGTGGAGCTGTGGTACGCAAAATGGCAGGCTTGTGTAATTGGTTAGTACATCTGTGTAGTAAGCAggcacgaattttaattcattacttcagattCCATCCTCAgcgaagataaagttgagaatcGTATATCGCCAGAAAAATGCAgttccatcagatcaatagattTTTCTGGCTTCCCCCGGCACgggtggctggcactgtcaaaggtTCACCTTCCATTGCGTGCAGTGGACTGGGATCGAACGCCCAGTCAGGAAAGTCGTAGAAGAAACGTCGGCCAGGAATCACGACGTGGAAGGCGAAACGCAGTAAGTCAACAACTGGTCTCGAAGGCCTCGACAATTTTGTCACTCGGAATGTTTCTCCACTGGATTTCTCTTAGCTCTGTGCTGCTCCACGGCGATCCCTGCACGTGGCTGCTAACTCCGTTGCTTCACCGCACAGTTTTCGTAAGCCCTCAAGCTTTGTAGGCGGCCCGGCGATTGGAGAACTCGCTGCCCTTCCTCCTGGTCACCCAGAGCGCGTTCTCGCCGTCGAAGTAGTCCTCGACTTCGTTGAGCGTGCGGCCCTTGGTCTCGGGCACGGCGAGGTACATGAGGACGGTGCCCAGCAGCGAGAAGGCGCCGAAGGCCCAGAAGACGCCGGAGACGCCGACGGCGCGCACGGCCACCGGGAAGAGCTTGGCGACGGCGAAGAGCACCAGGTTGAAGAAGAAGTAGATGTAGCCGCCGGCGATGCCGCGCACGCGCGCCGGCAGCAGCTCGCCCGTGGCGACGATGGGCAGCACGAAGAAGCCGGCGGTGTTGGCGGCGATGTAGAGCAGCAGGCAGGCGACGAGCGCGGGCGCTTCGCCGGGGGCGGCGGGCCGGCCCGGGGGCCGCGCCTCGCGCAGCCGGCACACGGCGGCCACggcgcaggcggcggcggcggtggcggccccCGCGCCCACGGCCATGGGCCGGCGGCCCAGCCACAGCAGCAGCGCGCACGCCAGCACCGCCACGGCCAGCCGCACGGCCGCCGTCAGCACCGCCGCGCCGAACTCGCCGCCCACGCCCACCTCGCCCGCCTCGTCCGCCTCGCGGATCAGGTCCACCGAGTAGAAGATGAGCATGAACGTGCCCGAGAAGATCTGCGCCATGTTCACCAGGTTGACGATCAGCACCGGCCGGTAGACGCGCGGCTGCAGGAACGTCTGCAGCAGCGACGGCCGCGCCTTGCCCGAGCGCGCCTCCGCCGCCAGCGACGCCTGCTCGGCGTGCATGCGAGACACCATCTCCTGCAGCACCCCCTCCACCTGCACACCACCTTCCTGTTGACACTGCTTAAGAGCAGACCGTCATCCAACTCGCCAAAAGTGTCAATTTTTAATTTAACAGACAGTGCTATTGAGTGCTGTGTTCACGATTACAAGCTACGTACACATACATCCAAATTTAAATGCAGCAAACCGttatttccctgtcctgtgtctaattcaggaTATAATCATACGACTACAGCTTggctactgaaatgaagtcaaatGAATTTCAAAGAAAAACTTGCATTTAGTCGCCCTCTTTAAGACAGTCATG
It contains:
- the LOC126474802 gene encoding facilitated trehalose transporter Tret1-like; this translates as ALLGPVPPPPPPPQADRRLAWRRLRAELLVAGACFLLTVVNGFPIGFSAVLLPQLRSNASSLPTSDDMCSWIASIHSAVTPLGALSSSWFSERLGRRATLQLTVLPNVLGWLLLALARDHAVLLAGRAVCGFAVGLAVPPTQVYLGETSEPRVRGMLAGSPMVSYSLAILVVYTLGSWLEWHTVAWINTALPLVALAAVSLVPESPVWLARNGRLEQARRALTWLRGGRFADPHEVEGVLQEMVSRMHAEQASLAAEARSGKARPSLLQTFLQPRVYRPVLIVNLVNMAQIFSGTFMLIFYSVDLIREADEAGEVGVGGEFGAAVLTAAVRLAVAVLACALLLWLGRRPMAVGAGAATAAAACAVAAVCRLREARPPGRPAAPGEAPALVACLLLYIAANTAGFFVLPIVATGELLPARVRGIAGGYIYFFFNLVLFAVAKLFPVAVRAVGVSGVFWAFGAFSLLGTVLMYLAVPETKGRTLNEVEDYFDGENALWVTRRKGSEFSNRRAAYKA